Below is a window of Flavobacterium sp. CFS9 DNA.
GTTTGTACAGGCAAAGAAATGCACAGATAAGCTTGAATATTTGCCAAGAGAGTGCCTTGGCTTCCATTGTCACAGTTTGGCGCGAGTATTAGATATTATGGAGCAGCAAAGAGTCTTTTACTTTGTATTATCCAAGTGGGCAGCCAATTACAGTAGCATGAAAGAAACCTTGGGGACTGGCATCTGCAGCTGGATGTTTCTCCCTCTCTACATGAAAGCCGTCCCGAAGGGCGGATTTTTAGTGTTCTCCAGAACACGGCAAGTTGTGTTTTGAGGCACTCGAAATTCGAATGGTGCCCCAAAACAACTTGCCCTGCCGGGGGCCGGAAAACCCTTCCGAAGTCAGGGTTTTTAATTACGATAAAAGATTAAATATTATGAATGGAGACAAAAATGAAGAACGCAAAAAACTGGGGCGCACGCCAAAAGCGGAACCGAGAATACACCGTCATGTTTTTCGACTGACAGACAGGGAGAACGCAAAACTGCTTTCTCTTTTTGAAATATCCGGCATGGATAATAAGGCAAAATTTATAGCCGCCAGACTGTTCGAAAAGGAAATCAGGACGATAAATATTGACAAGGGAACCATTGACTTTTACATGCGTCTGACCACTTTCTATGCGCAGTTCCGATCCATCGGAGTGAACTACAACCAGCTTGTGAAACTCCTGTACAGACATTTTTCGGAGAAAAAAGCGGCTGCATATCTCTATAAATTAGAAAAACAGACGGCTGAAATGGCTTCCTTATTTCAGAAGATCCTGCAGCTAAGCCAGGAGTTTGAAGAAAAATTCATTAAAAAATGATAGCAAAAATTGGCAGAAGCGGCAATTTATACGGCGCATTGGCTTACAATCAGCAGAAAGTAGAAAATAAGAACGCTAAGATTCTTTCATTTAGCAGAATAATCGAAACCCCGGATGCCCATTATTCTGCTGCCCAGCTGATGCAGTCTTTTGCGCCTTATCTTATTGCCAATCGAAACACAGAAAAACATACGCTGCATATATCTCTAAATCCAGATCCAAAAGATCAGGTCAGCGACAGCAGGTATATCGAAATGGCCGATCAGTATATGCGTGAAATGGGCTACGGGCAACAGCCTTACGTGGTCTTTAAGCATACCGATATCGAACGCAGCCACATCCATATTGTGTCAGTATGTGTTGACGAGCAGGGAAAAAAAATATCGGACAGCTATGAGAAGATGCGCTCTATGAAGCTCTGCCGTGAACTGGAAACCAAATATGGGCTGATACCGGTTGCTGCGGACAAGCCTAAACATGAAAATATGATTTTCCAGGCTGTTGACTACAAGAAAGGAAACATTAAAAGCCAGATGGCTTCAGTTGTTAGATACCTGCCGCAGTATTACAGTTATCAGAGCCTGGGAGAATATAATGCGCTTCTGTCGCTGTTCAATATACAGGCCCAGAAATTAGAAGTTGAACATAGCGGAATAATGCGGCAGGGATTGCTGTATGCTCCGTTGGATGGAAAAGGTGAAAAAGCCGGGCATCCGATCAAAGCTTCATTATTTGGAAAAAAAGCAGGAATGGCCGGCTTGGAGCTGCATTTTGGCACCAGCAGAAAACTGATGGACGGGCATCCTGCGAAAAAAGCAATAAAGGCTGCCATAACAGATTCCTTCAATTCAGCAAAGGACGAGCAGAATTTTATTGAAATTCTTGGAAAGCATGGCATTAACGTTATGGTTCGGCGAAATGATGCGGGAAGAATTTACGGTATGACCTTTGTTGACCATAACTCAAAGACAGTTTGGAACGGCTCCCGTTTGGGCAAGGAATTCTCAGCCAATATTTTTAACAACTGCTGGAACAGCGGAATTAAAACTGAAATGAACAATAGCAATAGCCAATTGAAGGCTCATTCCCTAAACAGACAGAATCAGGATATGCCTGCAGAGAAGCCGCATCAGCTCTTTAGTTTCATTGATGCCGTCAAAAAGACCGAAAATATATTTGACGTTTTCGCAGGACTTCTTCCAATTAATCCCGACAGCGGCCTTAATGATTATACTGAACCTATATTTAAGAAAAAAATCAGGCGCAGAAAGAAATAGCGGCATCATCAGGCCGTTAATTTCTGATGCAGCGGGCGGCTGCTTAAGGCAGGTCTCTATCCCAATGGGAGGCATCTTTAATTGGAATGTCTTTTTCGGGAATTATTAGAAATGTGTTTCTCAGTAAAGGAACCGGATTGATAAACGATGTCGCCATACTTACGGTTTCGTCAAAAAACCAGTCACGGTAAGATCTCGAATACGACTGAAAATAATGGTAATATATCCAGCAGAGCCTATTGTCCTCCACATCTAGATTTCCCATAGTTTTTTTTATCTTTTCCAATCTTGCCTTTTCCACCTCCGGTCCATCAAATGTCTCCATGCCGACATGAAGAATCCCATCGGTATAATTATCAAACTGCCTTGTTGCATCATTGATTTGATTTCTCACATCCCTTGCTTTGGCCGAAATGGCTTCGGGAGCGTCGCAATAGCAATGCACGCCAAATGCGTTGCTCATAGCCGAAATGTACAGATTGTTAACCGAATCTTCCCCAACATAAAAAAAGTTCCCAAGAAAACCGGAAGTAAAGCTTGAATGGTCAACCGGCTTTTTTGATACAAGCTCTAAATGCTGTGGTGAATTGCTTTTTACAAAATATTTGCTCAAATGTTTTTCAATCGCTGAAATATCAACAAATGAAATATCAATGTCTGCCTTTTCGTTGGAAACTATTCTGCCAGGCTTTTTGGCTGTCGGAATTACATCCTTTAGTATATCATGCAGGTAGGAATCCGGCAGAGTAGTCAATTCGACATGGAAAACAATATCCAGCAGCACATTGTAATGGGTGAGCATTTTGCTGACCTGTGAAATCAGTATCTGCCTTTTTTTAGATTCCTTATACGTATATTCACCAGTTTTCATTTGTCTTTTACACTCAACCTGCCACTTTTCTTTTCCTTTTGAAACCGAAAAATCTGGTGATTTGCCTGATTTTCCTTCCTCTATTATTTTTACTTCCCAGCCGTTTCTCGCATATAAGAGGGCTGTCAGGATTTCAAACAGCATGGCATCGGCCTCTGAGGGTCTGTTCTTTACCAGATCACGCATTTTTTTATTGATCCCTGCGATAGCGTTCAATAGTTCAAGATCAGTTCCGATACGTTTAAATATTGGGACTACCCTGGCTCCCTGATAGAATTCGTATTTATGAGGTTCATAAAGATAAGTGTGGACAAGATACAAATACCAGCCTATACGGTCCTTTTCTATAACCAGACGGGTGCCTTCATTGATCGGCTGGGAAAACGGCTCGGCTTCTCTTGCGATACTGCCCAGATATTCTTCGATTGCCTTCTTTCTCACGTTCCATGCTTCCTCAGAAATGAAATTTCTAATCCATTTGTACGCATTTTCAATCTCGGGTTCGTGAACTAACTGTACAGGAAAGTGTGATAAGGGCATTCGCTGGATCATATGATTCGATTTAAAAATTACATTGCTCCAAATTAGCACTACATAAACAATCACGCAAATAATTCAGTTGTATTGCTGCATCTAAACGACAAAAAGCGACAACTGCTGTCATAAGTCCTTGTTAAACTTGAAATATATCTTCTCCTCGTAATTTAACCAGCTTAATTAACTATGAATGAAATGCAGGGAGAAGATGATTTAAGGGGACTTGCCAAAATTATGGCATTCATGCGTGCGGTTAGCATACTCGTTTTAATGATGCATTTTTACTGGTACTGTTACGGCTTTTTTATTGAAAGAGGATGGACGCTGGAAACCATCAATACTATTTTGCGCGGCTTCGACCAAACTGCCGGAATATTCGCCAGTATCCTCTACACGAAGCTTTTTGCACTGCTCCTGCTTTCCCTCAGCTGTCTGGGAACCAAGGGTGTCAAGAACGAAAAAATTAGCTGGAATAAAATTTACCCCACTTTAGGTCTTGGCTTAGTGCTGTTTTTCTTGAACTGGTTCCTGCTCGAGCTTTCGCTTTTTTTGTACATGCTTTCTTCTGGCATCGGCTATACTGCCTTAATGGTGGCCGGCATCTGGATCAGCCGAATTCTTCGAACCGGGCTTATGGAAGATGTGTTCAACAATGAAAATGAAAGTTTTCAGCAGGAAACAAGGCTGCTTGAAAACGAATATTCAGTCAATCTCCCCACCAGCTTCTACTATAAAAACAAATGGAACCGCGGCTGGATAAACATCGTAAACCCCTTCCGAGCAACTATAGTACTGGGTACGCCGGGATCAGGAAAATCCTATGCCATAATCAATAATTACATCAAGCAGCAGATAGAAAAAGGCTTTGCAATGTACATATACGATTTCAAGTTCGACGACCTTTCCACCATTGCCTACAACCATTTGCTGCATCATCATGATAAGTATCCTGTCAGACCAAAATTCTACATCATCAACTTTGACGATCCCAGAAAAAGCCACCGCTGCAACCCTCTGAATCCTGCTTTTATGACGGATATCTCAGACGCCTATGAGGCGGCCTATACCATTATGCTCAACCTGAACCGAAGCTGGATACAGAAACAGGGAGACTTTTTTGTGGAGAGCCCCATAATACTTCTTGCGGCAATCATCTGGTTTCTTAAGATTTATCAAAATGGAAGATACTGCACCTTTCCCCATGCAATCGAGCTGTTAAACAAAAAATATGCCGATGTCTTTACCATTCTCACTTCCTATCCGGAACTGGAAAACTACCTTTCCCCTTTTATGGATGCGTGGAAAGGGGGCGCGCAGGATCAGCTTCAGGGACAGATAGCCTCCGCAAAAATTCCGCTGTCAAGGATGATTTCTCCAAGCCTGTATTGGGTGATGACCGGTGATGACTTCTCGCTGGACATCAACAATCCCAAGGAGCCCAAGATATTATGCGTGGGCAATAATCCCGACCGCCAGAACATCTATTCTGCAGCTCTCGGGCTGTACAACTCCCGAATCGTAAAGCTGATCAACAAAAAAGGGCAGCTGAAAAGCTCTGTGATAATAGATGAGCTTCCGACCATCTATTTCAGGGGACTGGACAATCTAATTGCGACAGCCCGAAGCAACAAGGTGGCAGTTTGTTTGGGTTTTCAGGATTTCTCTCAGCTGAACCGTGATTACGGGGACAAGGAAAGCAAGGTGATCCAGAATACCGTCGGCAATATCTTCAGCGGGCAGGTTGTCGGGGAAACGGCAAAGAGCCTTTCGGAGCGGTTCGGCAAGGTGCTGCAGAAAAGACAGAGCATATCAATCAACCGAAGCGATACCTCCACGTCCATTTCCACGCAGCTCGACAGCCTTATTCCGGCATCCAAAATCTCAACGCTTACCCAGGGCATTTTCGTTGGGGCGGTATCGGATAATTTCGACCAGCGCATCGAGCAGAAAATCTTTCATGCCGAAATCGTGGTGGACGGACAGCAGGTGGCCCGCGAAGAGAAAGACTATCAGCCTATACCAGAGATCATGGCTTTTATGGACGCAGAGGGACGGGATAATATGAAACTGGAAATTCAGGCCAACTACAGGCAGATAAAAAAGAATGTTGTCCAGATTATTGAGGATGAGCTGGAACGGATTTCCAATGACCCTGACCTGCATCATCTGCTGGTTAAGGAGAATAAAAAAGAGGATAAATGAAAACATGATCCTCTTTCTTTTTTACAGCTTATAAATTTAACCATGAAATTTTCTAAAAAAATAAGCGGCTGGCCTAATTTACTTTGCCTTCCTTAACTCGTTCTCGATAAATGCCCTTAATTCTGCTCTATCGGGAAGCTGCAGCTGGTATTGGCTGACAAATATTTCCAGATCGCTGTCCGCAATCGCATATTCCACCAGGGCTTTGTTCTGGCTGGTCACAAGCAGGATTCCAACAGGCGGATTGTCGCTGGCTGCCCTGATGTTCTTCCTGTAGAAGCTCAGGTAGGCTTTAAGCTGGCCTATATGTTCATGTTTGGCATTTTCAGTCTTCAATTCCACAAGGACATGGCACTTCAGTATCCGATGGTAAAATACCAGATCGACAAAATAATATTCGTCACCGATAAGCAGCCTCTTCTGCCGCGCCTCATAGCAGAACCCGTTTCCCAGTTCAAGGATAAACTGCTGCAGATGCTCTATAAGGGCGGACTCCAGCTCGTTTTCCTCAATCAGAGCAGGCTGCACCAGATTTAGGAATTCAAAAAAATAATGTGACTTGACCATGTCATGGGACTCCAGCGGGGCAATGCTCTTCAGCGCCTGAGCAAAAGAATGCTGATGGTCCTGCGAAAGCCCTATCCTTTCGTAGGTAAGGCTGTCGATCTGCCTCTTGAGCTCTTTTACTGTGGGCTGCGTTTTTAGGATAAGAACCTCGTAGAATCGTCTTTTGGAGCTGTCCTCAATCTTGATAAGCTCGGTAAAATGGCTGTAGGAAACAGACTCGAACAAGCCGAAAAGGTGGGTTTGCCTGCCCTCTTGAAAGGTGCCGTCCAATTCTTGGGTTGCCGACCCAAGAATTGCGGGACTGTAATTTTCAAAAGAAAAATCCTCAAAAAATGCCTCGGGAAGCAGGCTCTTTAGGTCTTTTTCTAAAAGTGCATGGAACTGCGGATACCTGTGATAGAACTGCCTGCATCGGGACAGCTCAGGCGCGGTCAATCCTTTGACGGAGATTCTCTTGGCAAGGTTTTCAAGCAGTCTCACACCGTACTCCGCCCTGTCGCTTCCGTGCTGTTCGAACTCCACAATATAAAGACCGGTAAGCCAGTTCCTCAGCGTGACCTGCATGTTCACCGCCTTGAAGGCATTGGTGCGTAAATAATCACTGGTCTGCTGTATTCTTAAGCTTAGTATTTCAAAATTCATATTCCTGCCGCATTAATTTCTTTAATAAGCCAAACGGTTTTTCTTTTTGCCGCCGGCAACGAGTCATTTCCATTCGGATTTTACTTCTTTGCAAATTCAAATGAAGTCTCAGCCTTGCCATTCAATACGATATAGGCATCAAATGATTTTCCGGACCTGCTTTTCATTCCCTTGAGCAGCGGGGTTTTCCCGGTACGCAGCAGGATTTCGATATCAGCGTGACTGATCTGCACCCCGCAGACATTTCGGAACTGGATCCACCGGCATTCCTTATCGGGGCATTTGACGGCAGTATCGCTGACAATCATTCTGCTTGCCCTGCACTTCGGACAGCACAGGTTTGGCGCCGTATTCTGCGGAACGGACGTTTCAAGGAGTTCCTTTGTTATGCTTGCGGCGTATTGTTCCATCTGCTTTTGGAATGCCGCCGCGTCTGCCTCTTTGTTTTCAATCTTCCGCAATTCGGTTTCCCATTGGGCCGTCATCGCCACGTCGGCAATCTTTTTATCCTTCACCAGCCCATACACCATAAGTCCCTTCTCGGTTGGAATCAATGATTTTCCATGCCTTTGGATATACTTGCGGTCAAACATTGTTTCAATAACCGCCGCCCTAGTTGCAGACGTTCCCAGACCAATATTCTGCAGTGTCTTGCGGTCCTGGACGTTTTCTATACTGTTTCCGGCGTGTTCCATTGCCGATAAAAGTCCAGCTTCTGTATAAAAGGCCGGCGGGCAGGTGGCCTTCTCCACGACCGCAGACTGTTTGATTTTAAGCTCGTCGCCCCTCCTGATATCAGGGAGTTCCTGTGCAGGCTCTCCGCTGTCAAAAAAGAGAGCCTTTACACCCCGCCAGCCGGATTCGATGATCCTGCTTCCTGCAGCGGTAAAATCAAAGTGCAGCACCTGCAGATTTATTCTGGTAATCTCTTTGATGCACGGCTCGGACACTGCTTCAAGAAGCCTCCCGGCTATAAGGTTGTAGACAGAAGCCTCCTTTGCGGTAAGCGCCGATGGGATTCTTTCGGTGGGCAGCAGGCCGTGGTGGTCGGTAACGCCGGCTTCGCTGACGATCCTTTTATTCAGCCGCCCCAGTTTCAATGCCGATATCGCCGCCTTGAAATTTTCGAGCTGCCCCAATGCTTTTATAAGGCGGGGGATCTCTTCCCAAAGATCTTCGGTAATATTTCTGCTTCCCGTTCGAGGATAGGTGATGAACTGCTTTTCATAAAGGCTCTGTGCAATGTTCAAAGTTTCATTGGCCGAGAGGCTGAGGTCCGTGCTGGCCTGCTTCTGCAGTCCTGTGAGATCGAAAAGCAGAGGGGGCTGCTCTGTAGATTTTTTGGTCTCGACAGAAGATGCCCAGGCTGTCGCCGCATTTCTTTCGATCGCCCTGAGCGCTTCCGTTGCCTGCCTTTTATTGTCCCATCTCTTTTCGCTGATACTTGTGAAGAGTGTATAATCCTTGCTGTGCGTCAGCTGGAGCTGCCAGTATGGCTCGACGGTGAAGGCCTTGTTTTCCAAGTAGCGCAGACATACAAGCGCCAGTGTCGGTGTCTGGACCCTTCCAAGGGAATAGACGCCGGCACCCTGGGCAAGGCTCAGGGCCTGCGAGGCATTGATCCCTACCAGCCAGTCCGCCCTGCTCCTTGCCTGCGCCGCAAGGTACAATCCGTCAAGTTCAGAGCCCGGCTTCAGATTCTCCAGCCCTTTCCTGATGGCTTTCTCGGTGAGGCTGCTGATCCATAAGCGGACGAATGGCTTGCCGCACTCAAGGTATTCATAGATGTAGCGGAAAATCAGCTCCCCCTCACGCCCTGCGTCGGTGGCCACTATGATCAAGTCGCTAAGGCCAATAACATGCTTGATGACTTCGAGCTGTTTCAAAGCGCCTGCATCAGCGGAGTAGCCGGTTTCAATTTTTTGTTTACGAACGGTAAGTAGAAAGGGATCCGGAATTATAGGCAGGGAGCTCTTCTCAAAGCCCCTAACGCCGTAATCCTCCGGCAGGCCCAAGCCCACCAGATGTCCTAAAGCCCAAGTAACAAAATAGCCGTTTCCTGCCAGATAGCCAACCTTTTTTTCGGTGGCTCCCAGCAGTACGGCTAT
It encodes the following:
- the mobA gene encoding conjugal transfer protein MobA: MNGDKNEERKKLGRTPKAEPRIHRHVFRLTDRENAKLLSLFEISGMDNKAKFIAARLFEKEIRTINIDKGTIDFYMRLTTFYAQFRSIGVNYNQLVKLLYRHFSEKKAAAYLYKLEKQTAEMASLFQKILQLSQEFEEKFIKK
- the mobB gene encoding conjugal transfer protein MobB; translated protein: MIAKIGRSGNLYGALAYNQQKVENKNAKILSFSRIIETPDAHYSAAQLMQSFAPYLIANRNTEKHTLHISLNPDPKDQVSDSRYIEMADQYMREMGYGQQPYVVFKHTDIERSHIHIVSVCVDEQGKKISDSYEKMRSMKLCRELETKYGLIPVAADKPKHENMIFQAVDYKKGNIKSQMASVVRYLPQYYSYQSLGEYNALLSLFNIQAQKLEVEHSGIMRQGLLYAPLDGKGEKAGHPIKASLFGKKAGMAGLELHFGTSRKLMDGHPAKKAIKAAITDSFNSAKDEQNFIEILGKHGINVMVRRNDAGRIYGMTFVDHNSKTVWNGSRLGKEFSANIFNNCWNSGIKTEMNNSNSQLKAHSLNRQNQDMPAEKPHQLFSFIDAVKKTENIFDVFAGLLPINPDSGLNDYTEPIFKKKIRRRKK
- the mobC gene encoding conjugal transfer protein MobC, with protein sequence MQGEDDLRGLAKIMAFMRAVSILVLMMHFYWYCYGFFIERGWTLETINTILRGFDQTAGIFASILYTKLFALLLLSLSCLGTKGVKNEKISWNKIYPTLGLGLVLFFLNWFLLELSLFLYMLSSGIGYTALMVAGIWISRILRTGLMEDVFNNENESFQQETRLLENEYSVNLPTSFYYKNKWNRGWINIVNPFRATIVLGTPGSGKSYAIINNYIKQQIEKGFAMYIYDFKFDDLSTIAYNHLLHHHDKYPVRPKFYIINFDDPRKSHRCNPLNPAFMTDISDAYEAAYTIMLNLNRSWIQKQGDFFVESPIILLAAIIWFLKIYQNGRYCTFPHAIELLNKKYADVFTILTSYPELENYLSPFMDAWKGGAQDQLQGQIASAKIPLSRMISPSLYWVMTGDDFSLDINNPKEPKILCVGNNPDRQNIYSAALGLYNSRIVKLINKKGQLKSSVIIDELPTIYFRGLDNLIATARSNKVAVCLGFQDFSQLNRDYGDKESKVIQNTVGNIFSGQVVGETAKSLSERFGKVLQKRQSISINRSDTSTSISTQLDSLIPASKISTLTQGIFVGAVSDNFDQRIEQKIFHAEIVVDGQQVAREEKDYQPIPEIMAFMDAEGRDNMKLEIQANYRQIKKNVVQIIEDELERISNDPDLHHLLVKENKKEDK
- a CDS encoding YhcG family protein yields the protein MNFEILSLRIQQTSDYLRTNAFKAVNMQVTLRNWLTGLYIVEFEQHGSDRAEYGVRLLENLAKRISVKGLTAPELSRCRQFYHRYPQFHALLEKDLKSLLPEAFFEDFSFENYSPAILGSATQELDGTFQEGRQTHLFGLFESVSYSHFTELIKIEDSSKRRFYEVLILKTQPTVKELKRQIDSLTYERIGLSQDHQHSFAQALKSIAPLESHDMVKSHYFFEFLNLVQPALIEENELESALIEHLQQFILELGNGFCYEARQKRLLIGDEYYFVDLVFYHRILKCHVLVELKTENAKHEHIGQLKAYLSFYRKNIRAASDNPPVGILLVTSQNKALVEYAIADSDLEIFVSQYQLQLPDRAELRAFIENELRKAK
- a CDS encoding DNA topoisomerase produces the protein MKAVIAEKPSTAREIAVLLGATEKKVGYLAGNGYFVTWALGHLVGLGLPEDYGVRGFEKSSLPIIPDPFLLTVRKQKIETGYSADAGALKQLEVIKHVIGLSDLIIVATDAGREGELIFRYIYEYLECGKPFVRLWISSLTEKAIRKGLENLKPGSELDGLYLAAQARSRADWLVGINASQALSLAQGAGVYSLGRVQTPTLALVCLRYLENKAFTVEPYWQLQLTHSKDYTLFTSISEKRWDNKRQATEALRAIERNAATAWASSVETKKSTEQPPLLFDLTGLQKQASTDLSLSANETLNIAQSLYEKQFITYPRTGSRNITEDLWEEIPRLIKALGQLENFKAAISALKLGRLNKRIVSEAGVTDHHGLLPTERIPSALTAKEASVYNLIAGRLLEAVSEPCIKEITRINLQVLHFDFTAAGSRIIESGWRGVKALFFDSGEPAQELPDIRRGDELKIKQSAVVEKATCPPAFYTEAGLLSAMEHAGNSIENVQDRKTLQNIGLGTSATRAAVIETMFDRKYIQRHGKSLIPTEKGLMVYGLVKDKKIADVAMTAQWETELRKIENKEADAAAFQKQMEQYAASITKELLETSVPQNTAPNLCCPKCRASRMIVSDTAVKCPDKECRWIQFRNVCGVQISHADIEILLRTGKTPLLKGMKSRSGKSFDAYIVLNGKAETSFEFAKK